GGAGCACGCTCACCCTCGGGCTTGGCGGAGCGGCCCGCGCCTCGCGCGGCCTTGCCGTAGGTGGCTCCCTCGGCGGCGTCCGACTCCACCTCATCACCTTCGTCGTCGAACGTCGGCACGTCATCCAGATCCGCGCCGTCATCCGCGGCCAGCGTCGCACCACGCTTCGCGAACTTCGGGGGACGCGTGCCTCCGTCCTGCACGCCCTTCCACTCCTTGCGCTCCGGACGCGCCTCGCGGGTCTTGGGCCCCGTCGCGGGAGCCTTCTTCGCCGCGCGCTCCGTCTTGCGCGGCGCCACCGGCGCGTCGTCGTCCATCGACAGCTCCATGTCGTCGTCATCCGCCCCGCCGAAGCCCGGCGCCGAACGTCCGTGACGGCGCGGCGGCAGCTTCAGGTCCGAGGCATTCGGCTGCGCACGGCCCTCCGCAACCTCCGTGAGCTGCATCACTTCCGCGGTCTTCAGCTTCCGCAGCTCACCGGGGCGCAGGCCCTCCACGCCGATGCCCGCGTAGTTCGGGCGGAACAGGCGCACCACCGGGTGCCCCACCGCCGCGCACAGGCGCTTGATGAGGTGCGGACGGCCTTCCGCCACGACGATCTTCAGCCAGGTGTTGCGCTCGGCCTTCTCGAAGATGTCCACGGACACCGGGGTGGCCATGCCGTCTTCCAGCCGCACGCCTCCGCGCAGCTTCTCCAGCGTGGGCATGTCCGGCACGCCCTTCACCTTCGCCAGGTACGTGCGAGGCACCTGGAAGCTCGGGTGCGTGAGCTTGTGCGCCAGCGCGCCGTCATCCGTGAAGAGCAGCGCCCCTTCGGCGTCGTAGTCCAGACGTCCCACGGGGAACAGGCGGCGGCCCGTCTCCTCCACGTAGCTGGCCACCGTGGGCCGGCCCTGCGGATCCGACAGCGTCGTCACGACGCCCACGGGCTTGTACAGCAGGTAGTAGGACGACTCTTCCGGCGGCGTGACGAGCTTCCCATCGACGGTCACCAGGTCCACTCCGGGCTCCACCCGGCTGCCCAGCTCCGTCACCGTCTCGTTGTTCACTCCGACGCGACCGGAGGTGATGAGTTCTTCCGCGTGCCGGCGCGAAGCCACTCCCGCGCGAGCCAGGTACTTCTGCAAACGTTCCGCCGCCATTCCGTGCCTTCTTCCAGTTGTTGCCGCCCATCACTCGGGCTTGGGCCCCTCGCTATCACCCTTCTCGGGCGAAGGGGGGCTTTCCAGGATGCTGGCGCTGACCTTCTGGCTCCGCTCCGCGGCGGCCATGGCCTCCTCCAGCTCCTCCAGGGCGGCCTCGCTGGCCGCCTCGTTCTTCTCCATCCGCTTCGTGAAGTTCGGGTCCGACAGCGCCGCCACCGTCCCCTCCGCCTTCGGAGCCGGGGGCGCCGCCTCCTTCTCCACGATTTCCCGGTGCTCCTGGGTCAATTCATGGAATTCACGGAGCGTGGGCAGCGCGGAGAGGTCCTTCAGCGCGAAGAACTCCAGGAACTCGCGCGTGGTTCCATAAAGGATGGGGCGGCCGACTTCTTCCCGCTTCCCCAGGATTTTCACCAGCTTGCGGTCCATCAGCGCCTTGAGCACCGCGCCGCAGTCCACGCCGCGGATGTCCTCCAGCTCCGGGCGGGTGACGGGCTGCCGGTACGCGATGATGGCCAGCGTCTCCACGGCCGCGCGGGTGAGCCGCTGCGGCTTCACCCGGAGGTAGCGCCGGACATACTCCGCCGAGTGGGGGTCCGTGCGGAACTGCCACCCGCCCGCCACCTCGTAGAGGACGACGCCGCTGATGCCCTCGCGGTGGATGCCGGAGAGCTGATCCAACGCCTGGAGGATGGGCTCCCGGGGGATGCCGGTGGCCTGGTAGAGCTCGTCCACGTTCAGGGGGCGCTCGGCGACGAAGAGCACGCTCTCCAGCACCGTGCGGATGCGGTCCGGGGAGAGGTTGCGGCTCTTGGCGACCAGCTTCTCGAAAGAGGACTGGAGGTCCGGGACGTTGTCGTCTTCGTCCGAGCCCTCCTCGATGGCGGCAGCCTCCACCCCGTCCAGCTCCGCGTCGTCGGGGCCGGGGCCGGTGACGGATGCGATCTCCTCCTCGGAGAACTGTCCGGGGCCGCCGGGCGTGCCGGGGGCGGGCGTCTCGTCACCGTCGTCGGGACCGTTACCGGTAGTCACTCTCGTCGACCTCCGTGGGGATGAGCTTCTCCAGCGCGTCCCCGTTGGGCGTCACCTGGATGGGGCCCAGGGGCTCCTCCTGGAAGACCTTGATGAGGCGGCGCTTCACCATCTCCAGCATGGCGATGAAGGTGATGACCACCTCCTGGCGCGTGGCCGCCTCCGTGAACAGCGCCTCGAACACCACCTGCCCGTCCTTCTTCACGCGCTCCGCCACCCGGAGGATGGCCTCGGACAGGCTGACGCGCTCCAGCACCACCTCGTGCTGCACCTTGGGCGTCAGCCGCTCGAGGACCCGGTCGAGCGCCTCCACCAGCTTCAGGACGGAAATCTCCTGGAGCCCCACCTCGTCCTCGGGGATGGGGACCGCCTCCACGGGCACCTTCCGGGCGAACACGTCCCGGTCCAGGATGTCCTGCATGGCCAGGTGCTCCGCGGCCTCCTTGTACTTCTGGTACTCCAGGAGCCTGCGCACCAGCTCCGCGCGAGGGTCCTGCGCCTCCTCCACCGCCGCGAGCACGTCCGCCCCTTCCGGGACCTGGGCGGCGTCCTGCCGGGGCAGGAGCATGCGGCTCTTCAGGTGGGCGAGCGTGGAGGCCATCACCAGGAACTCGCCGGCGATGTCCAGGTTCAGCTCCCGCATCCGCTCCAGGTACTCGAGGTACTTGGCCGTGATCAGCGCCAGCGGGATGTCGAAGATGTCGACCCGGTGCTCCTTGATGAGATGGAGCAGCAGGTCCAGGGGACCCTCGAAGTTGGGCAGCGCCACCCGGAAGGCATCTCCGGGCGTGCGCGGCAATCCCTCCCCGTCGGGGTCCGGCGGGAGGTCGTCGGGCGGTGGGGGCTTGCGACCTTCGCTCACCGGCCGGCGTCCTTCTGGGGGGATGGGAACTTCGTCATGCGGAAGGGGCCGAAATTCCAGCCTTTACGAGCGCCGGAGGGACAGACCTCCTTAGCAATGCCTCCCAGGGGGGTCAAACATTTGAACAGGAACGGGCGTTCAGGGGATTCCCACGGCCCGTCTCACCTGGTCCATCAAACGGGTGGCTTCGGCCCGGGCGCGGTCGGCGCCGTCCTTGAGGATGCGCTCCAACTCACCCGGGTCGTTGAGCAGCTCCTGGCGGCGCTGGCGCGCGGGGCCGAAGGTGACGTGGAAGGCGTCCAGGAGCTTCTTCTTGAAGTCGCCGTAGCCCTTGCCGCCTGCCTTCCAGGACGCGTCCACGTCGGAGAACTCACCGGGCGGGAGCATCAGCTTGAGCAGGTCATAGAGCGGCGCGTCCGTGGTGGGCTTGGGCGCGTCCACGGGCGTGGAGTCCGTCTTGATGGACATGATGCGCTTCTTGATGTCCTTCTCCTCGCCGAACAGCTCCAGCGTGTTGCCGTACGACTTGGACATCTTCTGTCCGTCGATGCCGGGCACCGTGGCGGCGTTCTCCTGCACGAAGGCGGCAGGGAGCTTGAGGATGCCGGGCGCGTGGCCCCGCTCCTTGCCTTCCGGATCCGCCGGGTCGTAGCCGGGGACGTACTGGGTGTTGAACTTCACGGCCCAGTCGCGCGCGAACTCGATGTGTTGGATCTGGTCCTTGCCCACCGGGACCTGATCCGCGCTGTAGAGCAGGATGTCCGCGGACATCAGGACGGGGTACGCGTAGAGGCCGAAGTCCGCGCTGATGCCCTTGGCGACCTTGTCCTTGTAGCTGTGGGCGCGCTCCAGGTGGGCCTGGGGCACCACGGTGCCGAGGATCCAGTTGAGCTCTAGGACCTCCTTCACGTCGCTCTGGCGGAAGAGGACGGCCTTCTTCGGATCCAGGCCCAGCGACAGGTACGTGAGCGCCGCGTCGCGCGTCAGATCCAGCGCGAGCTTGGGATCCCTCACGGTGGTGAGCGCGTGGTAGTTGGCGATGAAGTAGTAGGCCTCGCCCTGGTCCTGGAGCTGCACGAACTGCCGCATCGCCCCGTAATAGTTGCCGATGTGCAGCCTTCCGGACGACTGGACGCCTGAGAGAATCCGCATCGCGATTCGCGCTCCGAATGACGGGTGGAGGACACGGCTCGTTCGCACACCCGCCGTCACGCTGCAACCTTCCGTTGGGACAGGTGGGCCCTTTCAATGCCTGACACTCGTGTGCCCGGCATTCCTGGAACATTTTGCCCTGGCAGGAAAAGTCCAGGAGTTTCAGGGAGTTGAGACGTCTCAAGTCTCCCAGATACCCTGGCGGCCGGCGCAGCACAGCGGACCGCCTTGGAGGGCGCCCACGGATGGAAGCGTTCACAGGAAACCTGGCCAGCTACCGGCTCCAGTTGGTGTTGCCCCCGCTGTTCGCGACGCCTGGGGTGGAGGGGACGCTGCGGGTGGAGCGGGGCGCGGTGCGCCGGGAGTTCTACCTGCGGGACGGGCACCTGGTGGGGGTGGCCTCCACGGATCCGAGGGAGCACCTGGCGCAGGTGCTGGTGAACCTGCGCATCCTGGACGCGCCCCGCGCGGCGGCGGCGTTCGAGGCGTCGGAAGGGGCCAACCTGCCCTACGGCACGTTCCTGGTGCAGCGCTGCTTCGTGGAGCTGTCGCAGCTGACGGAGGCGATGGAGCACAAGGCGCGCGAGGCGCTGTTCGACTGCTACGCCTGGGAGTCGGGCGAGGTGGAGTTCACGCCAGGGCTGCCGCTGTCCGGGCGGGCGGTGGGCCTGCGGCTGCCGTTGAGCACGCTGCACCGGGATGCGGTGGCGCGGGTGCAGGAGTGGGCGCAGTTCCGGGACATCTTCCCCCGCCTGGACACCACGTTCCGGGTGTTCCGCGAGTTCGCGGTGGAGACCTTCTCCGAGGAGGAGGACGTGCTCCTGGACCTGGCGGCCGGAGGCGCGACGCTGGGCGAATTGCTGGCGAGCGCGAGGGAGGCGCCCTTGTTCGCGGCGCGCTGGGTGCTGCACCTGTACCGGCGCGGAGCCCTGGCGCCGCACCGGTCGACGGGCCTCACGGTGGGCGAGTCCACGGAGTTCACGGAGCTGCTGGCGCTGGTGCGCGCGTTCCTGTCGTCGCGCAAGTACGACCTGGCGGTGGCGCTGGCGGCGCAGGTGCTGGAGCGAGGGCCGGTGCCGGAGGCGCACGCGCTGTACCGCGAGGCGGAGGTGGGGCTGACGCTGGCGTTGAGTGACGCGCTGTTCGCGTTGGACGGGAGGCTGGTGTTCGAGCCCATCCCCCGCCCTGCCCCGCCGGACCTGACGGCGGACGACCTGTATCTCTATTCCAAGCTGAGGGGCAGCCGGAGCATCCGGCAGGCCCTGCGCACGGCGGCGATGGGAGAGCTGGCCGCGTCACGCTCCGTGGATCGACTGAGGGCCGCGGGGTTGATCCGCGTGGCGCCGCTGGCGCCCGGTGCCCCGGAGCCCGGGCCCAGGCGCACGACGACGGATCCGTATGGTTTGAATCTGGGGGACATGAGCGGAAACTGAGGGCATGCGCTTCCGACCCTTCCTGAAGATGTCCTCCGCGGGCGATGCACGGGGGCAGGCCAGTCCTTCCGGGAGCTGGGTGGCACTGGAGAAGCTCCATGGCGCGCAGCTCGTCCTGGGCGTGCAGGACGGGGCGGTCCACTTTGGCAAGCGCAAGGCGTGGCTCGAGGAGGGGGATTCCTTCTTTGGATGGCAGCTCTTGCGCCTGTCCTTGAGCAACGCGGCCCTGGAGGCGGTCCGGGCGCTGGGGCTCACCGACGCGCGCGTGTACCTCTACGGTGAGCTG
The sequence above is drawn from the Corallococcus sp. NCRR genome and encodes:
- a CDS encoding DUF4388 domain-containing protein, with product MEAFTGNLASYRLQLVLPPLFATPGVEGTLRVERGAVRREFYLRDGHLVGVASTDPREHLAQVLVNLRILDAPRAAAAFEASEGANLPYGTFLVQRCFVELSQLTEAMEHKAREALFDCYAWESGEVEFTPGLPLSGRAVGLRLPLSTLHRDAVARVQEWAQFRDIFPRLDTTFRVFREFAVETFSEEEDVLLDLAAGGATLGELLASAREAPLFAARWVLHLYRRGALAPHRSTGLTVGESTEFTELLALVRAFLSSRKYDLAVALAAQVLERGPVPEAHALYREAEVGLTLALSDALFALDGRLVFEPIPRPAPPDLTADDLYLYSKLRGSRSIRQALRTAAMGELAASRSVDRLRAAGLIRVAPLAPGAPEPGPRRTTTDPYGLNLGDMSGN
- a CDS encoding segregation and condensation protein A, with protein sequence MPRTPGDAFRVALPNFEGPLDLLLHLIKEHRVDIFDIPLALITAKYLEYLERMRELNLDIAGEFLVMASTLAHLKSRMLLPRQDAAQVPEGADVLAAVEEAQDPRAELVRRLLEYQKYKEAAEHLAMQDILDRDVFARKVPVEAVPIPEDEVGLQEISVLKLVEALDRVLERLTPKVQHEVVLERVSLSEAILRVAERVKKDGQVVFEALFTEAATRQEVVITFIAMLEMVKRRLIKVFQEEPLGPIQVTPNGDALEKLIPTEVDESDYR
- the trpS gene encoding tryptophan--tRNA ligase yields the protein MRILSGVQSSGRLHIGNYYGAMRQFVQLQDQGEAYYFIANYHALTTVRDPKLALDLTRDAALTYLSLGLDPKKAVLFRQSDVKEVLELNWILGTVVPQAHLERAHSYKDKVAKGISADFGLYAYPVLMSADILLYSADQVPVGKDQIQHIEFARDWAVKFNTQYVPGYDPADPEGKERGHAPGILKLPAAFVQENAATVPGIDGQKMSKSYGNTLELFGEEKDIKKRIMSIKTDSTPVDAPKPTTDAPLYDLLKLMLPPGEFSDVDASWKAGGKGYGDFKKKLLDAFHVTFGPARQRRQELLNDPGELERILKDGADRARAEATRLMDQVRRAVGIP
- the scpB gene encoding SMC-Scp complex subunit ScpB — encoded protein: MTTGNGPDDGDETPAPGTPGGPGQFSEEEIASVTGPGPDDAELDGVEAAAIEEGSDEDDNVPDLQSSFEKLVAKSRNLSPDRIRTVLESVLFVAERPLNVDELYQATGIPREPILQALDQLSGIHREGISGVVLYEVAGGWQFRTDPHSAEYVRRYLRVKPQRLTRAAVETLAIIAYRQPVTRPELEDIRGVDCGAVLKALMDRKLVKILGKREEVGRPILYGTTREFLEFFALKDLSALPTLREFHELTQEHREIVEKEAAPPAPKAEGTVAALSDPNFTKRMEKNEAASEAALEELEEAMAAAERSQKVSASILESPPSPEKGDSEGPKPE